The following proteins are co-located in the Echinicola sp. 20G genome:
- a CDS encoding S8 family serine peptidase — protein MRKSVLIIGLIFFIIPVTWAQDQKGQDIQKARQTIKNKFDIAYQEYALSNTALKKLANQKGVPLELVLEDGSKAELRYFDDLGDPVYYMTYNVRAAQTTQTDDLQPGGELGLSLTGKGMTIGVYDQTRPKPNHVEFENRLTQIDGSSEEISNHATHVTGTLLAKGINSNARGMANEATGWSFNWESDISKMNANAYDTESKPNGHIVSNHSYGIVLGWYQDNSGTWKWAGNPSIDPNEDYRFGLYTSKSKSLDDLAFAKPYYTMVWAAGNDRSDRGDGTRSPDGPDDTIGPEGVAKNVITVGAVSAFEEYEDRSSLAISDFSSWGPTDDGRIKPDLVGVGVGVFSTAVTGNGGDGYASLSGTSMASPNVAGSLLLIQQLYAQRNSGNYMRSATLKALAINTALDGGLYDGPDYVYGWGILNAKDAAELIINENGSSDLIRELSLEEDEIFEYEIVSDGINPIKATIAWTDPSGSASPSTLDPTNLTLVNDLDLRIFDENGVEYFPWTLNPSQGANSRAINTQDNFRDNVEQVVIHSPTPIKYTVRVSHKGELTNGAQEFSLVMKSGTVDGAEETLYWIGGSVGEWNDPANWSSTSGGTTANKIPTSSSRVLFEIAEGESSQVNLSQDVQSFSVNVFGEGALSVNLNQNSLKVDGGFRVSNEVTSFTNGELIFEASDDKDKFMEFGGVIFDNVDLRVLEGKWTLTDAGIVDGLDLIGGELLVEKETLDVNSLNLEGEALLKGDLKSIVFHESINISAESGFSFSPRFIFDGVTGDLVNNNGEIEILTVQNGDLSYNGSSNFIDSLSISNGAFILGSNSDLTVDVLEIGSGGALNLLPSRTLYIIDDFIVTSSSSQESYISATSKASINHDIYKKYCFENLNVTNVDFVGEAIVNLGLNSNVVNSDNWLTKNCEEVLFANFTSSYNCVGGLTEFSNLSEGNIVTYAWNFGGVGTSSEESPEFTFDQEGDYLVSLNISNDDENVDFSKEISVVSNTLNTPVIVVNGNMMTSQTLASAYQWYFEGEKIEGATQRSFNADFDGMYQVAIYNEICNRLSEPVVVTALEDEEPSLSEYGVFIGPNPTNEKVKVGLNNDYIGNVIVELYAVNGAKALSESVYKNNQLQEIELYLNGSSGVYILMIRMGDITLRSKLLKQ, from the coding sequence ATGAGAAAGTCAGTACTTATTATTGGATTAATTTTTTTTATAATACCAGTTACTTGGGCACAAGATCAAAAAGGGCAGGATATTCAAAAAGCTCGTCAAACAATCAAAAATAAATTTGATATAGCATATCAAGAATACGCCCTAAGCAACACAGCTTTAAAAAAACTAGCAAATCAAAAAGGAGTACCATTGGAACTGGTCCTTGAAGATGGCAGCAAGGCAGAGTTACGCTATTTTGATGATTTAGGAGATCCAGTATACTACATGACCTATAATGTAAGGGCTGCCCAAACTACCCAAACAGATGATTTACAGCCAGGGGGAGAATTGGGATTAAGTTTGACAGGGAAAGGCATGACCATAGGTGTTTATGATCAAACAAGACCAAAGCCAAACCATGTTGAGTTCGAAAACAGACTGACACAAATAGATGGTTCAAGCGAGGAAATCAGTAACCACGCCACTCACGTGACTGGAACACTTTTAGCCAAAGGAATCAATAGCAATGCTAGAGGAATGGCCAATGAGGCCACTGGTTGGTCTTTTAATTGGGAAAGCGATATCAGTAAAATGAATGCAAATGCTTATGATACTGAGTCCAAGCCAAATGGACATATTGTTTCAAATCATTCCTATGGAATAGTGTTAGGATGGTACCAGGATAATAGTGGTACTTGGAAGTGGGCTGGTAACCCTTCCATCGATCCGAATGAAGATTATCGGTTTGGCCTTTATACCTCCAAAAGTAAGTCATTGGATGATTTGGCTTTTGCAAAACCTTATTATACCATGGTTTGGGCAGCTGGGAATGACCGCTCGGACAGAGGTGATGGGACTCGAAGCCCAGATGGGCCAGATGATACTATTGGTCCAGAAGGAGTAGCTAAAAATGTAATTACAGTAGGAGCTGTTTCCGCTTTTGAAGAATATGAGGATAGGTCGTCATTGGCCATAAGTGATTTTAGCAGTTGGGGGCCTACAGATGATGGAAGGATAAAACCAGACTTGGTGGGAGTTGGGGTAGGAGTGTTCAGTACAGCAGTAACAGGAAATGGGGGAGATGGATATGCCTCTTTGAGTGGAACATCAATGGCTTCCCCCAATGTTGCGGGCTCCCTTTTGCTGATACAGCAGCTTTATGCCCAAAGAAATAGTGGGAATTATATGAGGTCTGCAACTCTAAAAGCTTTAGCGATTAATACGGCTTTGGATGGGGGACTATATGATGGGCCGGATTATGTTTATGGTTGGGGGATTTTAAATGCTAAAGATGCTGCTGAACTAATCATTAATGAAAATGGCTCATCAGACTTGATTAGGGAATTGTCTCTTGAAGAAGATGAGATTTTTGAATATGAAATTGTTTCTGATGGGATCAATCCAATCAAAGCAACCATTGCGTGGACCGACCCCTCAGGAAGTGCAAGCCCGTCAACTCTTGATCCAACCAATTTAACGCTTGTGAATGACCTAGATTTAAGGATATTTGATGAAAATGGTGTGGAATATTTTCCTTGGACACTAAACCCGAGTCAAGGAGCTAACTCCAGGGCGATCAATACTCAGGATAATTTTAGGGATAATGTGGAACAGGTAGTTATTCATTCACCAACTCCCATTAAGTATACAGTTAGAGTAAGCCATAAAGGAGAGCTGACAAACGGAGCCCAAGAGTTTTCACTGGTGATGAAATCGGGAACAGTTGATGGGGCAGAGGAAACTCTTTATTGGATAGGAGGAAGCGTTGGAGAATGGAACGATCCTGCCAACTGGTCTTCTACTTCAGGTGGAACTACTGCAAACAAAATTCCAACATCTAGCTCTAGGGTACTTTTTGAAATTGCAGAGGGAGAAAGCAGTCAAGTAAATTTATCGCAGGATGTCCAATCCTTCAGTGTCAATGTGTTTGGAGAAGGAGCTTTGAGCGTTAACCTTAACCAAAATAGTTTAAAAGTAGACGGAGGGTTTAGGGTAAGTAATGAAGTGACTAGTTTCACCAATGGAGAATTGATTTTTGAAGCATCAGATGACAAAGATAAATTTATGGAGTTTGGTGGAGTTATTTTTGACAATGTTGATTTAAGGGTGTTGGAAGGGAAATGGACTTTGACTGATGCAGGTATAGTGGATGGTCTTGATTTGATTGGAGGAGAATTATTGGTGGAGAAGGAGACTTTGGATGTGAATAGCCTGAATCTAGAAGGGGAAGCACTGCTTAAAGGAGATTTGAAGTCGATTGTTTTTCATGAATCAATAAATATTTCGGCAGAATCAGGCTTCTCGTTTAGTCCTCGCTTTATTTTTGATGGAGTTACTGGCGATTTGGTGAACAACAATGGAGAGATAGAGATATTGACCGTTCAAAATGGAGATTTATCCTACAATGGCTCGTCAAACTTTATCGATTCGTTGTCTATAAGTAATGGAGCTTTCATTCTGGGCAGCAATAGTGATTTGACCGTTGATGTATTGGAGATTGGTTCAGGTGGGGCTTTAAACTTACTTCCTTCACGAACACTGTACATTATTGATGATTTTATCGTCACTTCATCTAGTAGTCAGGAAAGCTATATTTCTGCTACTTCCAAAGCCAGTATCAATCATGATATTTATAAAAAGTATTGCTTTGAGAATTTGAATGTAACTAATGTAGACTTTGTAGGGGAAGCCATTGTTAATCTAGGATTGAATTCAAATGTTGTCAATTCGGACAACTGGTTGACCAAAAATTGTGAAGAGGTCTTGTTTGCCAATTTCACTTCAAGTTACAATTGTGTCGGAGGATTGACAGAATTTTCAAATTTGAGTGAAGGCAATATCGTTACTTATGCGTGGAATTTTGGAGGTGTTGGCACTTCATCAGAAGAATCACCGGAATTTACTTTTGATCAAGAAGGGGATTATTTAGTGTCCCTAAACATATCCAATGATGACGAAAATGTTGATTTCAGCAAAGAGATTTCTGTAGTAAGCAACACTTTGAATACACCGGTGATTGTGGTGAATGGGAACATGATGACTAGTCAAACACTGGCAAGTGCTTACCAATGGTATTTTGAAGGAGAAAAAATTGAAGGAGCTACTCAAAGATCCTTTAATGCTGATTTTGATGGAATGTATCAAGTAGCTATTTATAATGAAATATGTAACCGTTTATCAGAGCCTGTTGTGGTGACAGCATTGGAAGATGAAGAGCCTTCTTTAAGTG
- a CDS encoding DUF4843 domain-containing protein — translation MMKRYKFIYAFVALASLLTTACFDDPGLETTWNGSEIEFNASNLPTGLTENFVRISDDQTDMAEIQVNLVGTALNNDVTVNVEVDPSSTAIAGVHYSLPSQSMTIPAGEVVGTFNVEVLTGNISPDEEPDLVLNITDASGVKVSANYSSMTYKMRVICDSDLAGTYAVVWDVLIIGDGEGGASQTLTNYSFGNTIEITEAGVGVYQLSDMSFGLYPAGYGDTGPTGRISDNCNVITGDPNNTDQYGDPFTINGTSDPDNGTIRLIWSNTYGDGGTVVLTKQ, via the coding sequence ATGATGAAAAGATATAAATTTATATATGCCTTTGTAGCTTTGGCTTCATTGCTCACCACTGCTTGTTTCGACGATCCAGGATTGGAAACAACTTGGAATGGTTCAGAGATTGAATTTAACGCTTCTAACTTGCCTACAGGGTTGACAGAGAACTTTGTTAGGATTAGTGATGATCAAACAGACATGGCGGAAATTCAAGTTAATTTGGTTGGGACTGCTTTAAATAATGATGTTACAGTAAATGTGGAAGTTGATCCAAGCTCAACAGCCATCGCTGGAGTACATTATAGCTTACCATCCCAATCCATGACAATTCCAGCAGGAGAAGTGGTTGGTACATTCAATGTTGAAGTTCTTACAGGAAATATCAGTCCCGATGAAGAGCCTGACTTGGTGTTAAATATTACGGATGCATCTGGGGTAAAAGTAAGTGCCAATTACAGCAGTATGACTTACAAGATGAGGGTTATATGTGATTCTGACTTGGCAGGTACTTATGCAGTAGTTTGGGATGTGCTTATTATTGGAGATGGGGAAGGTGGGGCTTCACAGACCTTGACAAATTACAGTTTTGGTAACACCATTGAAATTACCGAGGCTGGCGTAGGTGTTTATCAGTTAAGCGATATGAGCTTTGGCTTGTATCCTGCTGGTTATGGAGATACTGGGCCTACTGGTAGGATCTCAGATAATTGTAATGTAATAACCGGTGATCCAAACAATACTGATCAATACGGTGATCCGTTTACTATAAATGGCACTTCAGATCCTGACAATGGGACTATTAGGCTGATTTGGTCCAACACTTATGGTGATGGAGGAACAGTTGTATTAACCAAGCAATAA